A DNA window from Procambarus clarkii isolate CNS0578487 chromosome 3, FALCON_Pclarkii_2.0, whole genome shotgun sequence contains the following coding sequences:
- the LOC138368643 gene encoding uncharacterized protein — protein MPVNLGQDLHTGITGTYLYLQAEKSTIDDLDDVQSFLNRKDCLARLKYLGKQELVLVSAYLEIKIRASDPRVEILSKVHRHLKAEEKQEDEAQGIKESEEVASTEKEDKGSDIDSDAEKSTIDDLDDVQSFLNRKDCLARLKYLGKQELVLVSAYLEIKIRASDSRVEILSKVHRHLKAEEKQEDEAQGIKESEEVASTEKEDKGSDIDSDAEKSTIDDLDDVQSFLNRKDCLARLKYLGKQELVLVSAYLEIKIRASDSRVEILSKVHRHLKAEEKQEDEAQGIKESEEVASTEKEDKGSDIDSDAEKSTIDDLDDVQSFLNRKDCLARLKYLGKQELVLVSAYLEIKIRASDSRVEILSKVHRHLKAEEKQEDEAQGIKESEEVASTEKEDKGSDIDSDAGPKFPSMIYVSYKKSKMNPSDA, from the exons gCAGAGaaatcgaccatcgacgatctggacgatgttcagtctTTTCTGAACAggaaggactgtcttgccagattaaaatatctgggcaaacaggaactcgtactggtgagtgcctacctggagatcaagatccgtgccagtgatccccgtgtggagatcttgtccaaggttcaccggcatttgaaggccgaagaaaaacagGAAGATGAGGCACAAGGTATaaaagaaagtgaagaagtagcttccactgaaaaggaagataaaggcagtgacattgacagcgatgcag agaaatcgaccatcgacgatctggacgatgttcagtctTTTCTGAACAggaaggactgtcttgccagattaaaatatctgggcaaacaggaactcgtactggtgagtgcctacctggagatcaagatccgtgccagtgattcccgtgtggagatcttgtccaaggttcaccggcatttgaaggccgaagaaaaacagGAAGATGAGGCACAAGGTATaaaagaaagtgaagaagtagcttccactgaaaaggaagataaaggcagtgacattgacagcgatgcag agaaatcgaccatcgacgatctggacgatgttcagtctTTTCTGAACAggaaggactgtcttgccagattaaaatatctgggcaaacaggaactcgtactggtgagtgcctacctggagatcaagatccgtgccagtgattcccgtgtggagatcttgtccaaggttcaccggcatttgaaggccgaagaaaaacagGAAGATGAGGCACAAGGTATaaaagaaagtgaagaagtagcttccactgaaaaggaagataaaggcagtgacattgacagcgatgcag agaaatcgaccatcgacgatctggacgatgttcagtctTTTCTGAACAggaaggactgtcttgccagattaaaatatctgggcaaacaggaactcgtactggtgagtgcctacctggagatcaagatccgtgccagtgattcccgtgtggagatcttgtccaaggttcaccggcatttgaaggccgaagaaaaacagGAAGATGAGGCACAAGGTATaaaagaaagtgaagaagtagcttccactgaaaaggaagataaaggcagtgacattgacagcgatgcag GTCCAAAATTCCCATCAATGATATATGTTTCttataagaaaagcaaaatgaaTCCATCGGATGCCTAA